A region of the Ctenopharyngodon idella isolate HZGC_01 chromosome 2, HZGC01, whole genome shotgun sequence genome:
CAGTGGATTCTCCTGTTCTGAACTGGAACGCCACTATGATCAGTGTTAACTCCTGTATTGTGGATGTCACATGTAGTGGTCACGTCCTCATACTCAGCACCAGCTACCAGATCAACAACTGCAGTCAAGTGGAAGTGACATCTTCTGAAATGAAGACTCTGACTCTGCATTGTATAGAGAACATAGTTGTTTGTAACTATAGTAACCCAGTCAGCTGGAAGAATGACACCATAGAGATTAACCCCATTTGTACACCTCATGAGCACACCTCAAGTAAATAACTTACATAATCTataattcatttctttaaaatgtattctcaATACTAAAAAAGTATCTGAAGTATGATGGCTGTAATTGTTAATGTGATGTTTTGTATTTCAGCACAGAATCCCAAAGAAAGCCACAGTTCTTTTCCTCTTCATTGGCTGTTGATCATCGCTGTTGTTCCACTGTTGGTTTTTGCAGCAGTTTCTGTAATATGCTGCTCTAACAAGAAGCGTAAAAAAGGTATTTGTGtcttaatgaaataaaaaggacTGCCTCGATATGATTATAGCCAGGTACTACCATTGCTGACTGGGGGAAAAGCAAAGAACACACACCAATAGTCACATTTAATCTTTCTGTGGTGACATTAATGGATTCTTTAAAATGATACTATTCTAAATCTCTTAGGTGCCCAAGAAGAGGATAATCATACAATATATGCACAAGTTCAGGTAAGCTTTACATTATTTTGTGCAGCCATCATAGATTTTAAATGCTGAATTAATGAATCCTAACACATAATTCTCTAGAATGTCAATTTATGCTGTAGAATAATTGGAAATACATCAAACTTATTCAGTGTCCACATACTATTAGCTATAGTGTGAATGTAAATGTGCATGTACAGAAGGGTTTGTGACTGTTTGATTGGATTGTTCTGCAGTCAAAGAATAAAGTACAAAGACCCTTGGAGATGTTGGGGAAATCAGCGAATTCTCAAACTGTCTATGGGTTTACAGAAGAGCacaaacaaactcaaaataCCAGTCAGGTAAGAAATAGAAGAAGACATTCACATTTCTTCATTGTGCAGACACTTTCATACAAATCCTTAGAacgaaagacagacagagatagatttttttcatttttatgtatttactatgtatacatatattcaCAGGCGCAAACAGAAAATCAGCCCAGCACCACCTACAGTACAATAGGACGACGCCAAAAAACATCATTTCCCACTGAAACACACCATACAATTTACTCAACAGTGTGTAAATCCTCACATGGGAGACAACCTGGTCATTCATAGCTGAGGAGgaatatatgtaaaaatgttacTGCAAACAGTAGATGCTGCCTTTGTCAAGATATACTTTGTCAAGTATGGCCGCCACACCAGAGCCTCCAGCCGTCAAGCCCGCCACACCAGAGCCTCCAGCCGTCAAGCCCGCCACACCAGAGCCTCCAGCCGTCAAGCCCGCCACACCAGAGCCTGAACACGACAGAGTCGTGTGTGTATGGGTGGTGGGGACTTATGTACCAAGTTCCAGCGGATGTGGAGCTTGGCCCTACATTGCTCCACAGCCCAGGACCGTCAGTGCTCCTGAGTCCAGGACATGATCCAGGTCATTGGTCTGTTATATAGCCCTACTGTTACCATTGTCTCTTGTATAGATTTGTATAGTTTGTTTTatggtcaagtcaagtctctGTTTATCTtgtatttgttcatgtttttccatttaaataaaCAGCACATGGGTTCACTTCAACTCGCCTCCAGTGGACtcttgttatatatatattcagtatgACAAAATGGCTGTAGTTGGCCACCTAATAGAGACATTACAGTATCTTTAAATACATCAAAGACCataaggccctgtttccacctggttaAGATGCATTTTTGGCGGTTTGATTACAAGTGGTCAGCGCTAAATACAGGTGGAAACTGGGTCAAAACACAAAATGTTGCCATTGAACTGAGATCAACTGCTTTAAAGCATCAACAGGATGTCTGATTTTGTTTTAGCActgtggaaagaaaaaaaaagcctatAAAAGCGAAATCTGATAAAAGATCTAGCATCATTTGCTTGCAGGTGTCGCAGGATGTGGTGCAGAGTGCACATTTTTTATACAGAATATGTTTAAAGTTTTTGTGTTTAACTATTAAAAACCTCTTGAgtaacaaacacacatatgGTCCAGAATGAGATGGAGATATGTTTGTTAAATAAGACTGAGAATAAGAATGTAAATAAGAAAACAGGACATCTGAGGATCCTTCCATTTCCGTTTCTAGGACGGTACAgcagtcattttcagttctGTTTTTAATCTTTTCATGCTGTGACAATGGCAGTACATCACCTACTTGTATTTCTTCTGACCTTCCAAACAGGTAAAAACACATGTTCATTATGTTGATTGATTATTAATGATTATTGTGAAAGTGGTGACAGCACAGGGCATGGCTCAGATACTGTCAGTGCATTTATTGGAATATTCTTTAAAGGATAcctctttatatatatttttttatacagttataaaatttaaacttattttgtcAACAAGTAATAAGTATTAAATAAGTTATTATGACAGTTTCACTGAGACTTAATaagttattactttttattagttattatttattactttttatattatttgtttattagttTATAAGTAATAAGTCATTTCATTTGTAAACGTAttctaaaagaaattaaaaacactctaattctttttttttaggtcaTTTTGATTACTGATTTTTGAGTAATGATTACTAGGGTACTGAGAGGAGTCACTAAACTTTTTTGAATGTGGCAGTTATTTTGACCTATTACAGGCAatgatttgtttgtaatttttaaattataagtaAAGTAAAGAGTGTTGTGTAAGTGTGTGATGGTTAGTAACAAAATGTTTGGCAGTTCTGATTATGAATCAAAAAtgcaatattataatattatatcaaGCATGTAGCATGGTTGCATACTGAGACAGTGCATCATGGAAATGGGGAATTTCTTCTATGTAACAGTCTCCTCATATCAGTAATAAGACAACCTATAATCTGATTTAATGAGTAGAACAGTTATAGTCACATCTTCTTACTATCTTATTGTGGAATCCAATAAACTGACAATTAGTGGTCAGCTCTGCCAAACCAACTATGTCATTATGGGAGACAAagaattactttttaaataactgaTATATTGGTCCACTGATTATTCTCTATTAATAATCAGAATATATTATTCTATTACTCTCTTGAttattgcttaaagggttagttcacctgaaaatttctgtcattatttactcaccctcatgtcgttccacacccgtaagaccttcgtttatcttcaaaacacaaattaagatatttttgatgaaatctgagggtttctgcaccacacataggcagcaacttcattgcaccttttgaggtccagaaaggtattaaagacatcattaaaatagtccatgtaactacagtagttcaatcttaatgttacgaagcgacaagaatactttttgtgcgcaaaaagaaaaataacgactttattggtaacactttagaatactgatccttccttaatgaataactacacagtaacaaataagtaatgcattattaacgctctagtaactactattaactaacaagaaactctgattaattaattggtaagtaatagtgctcagttgaaggtggtagttcactattcgCTAATCGgtaactactattttttcatacctcccagagaactactaagagcTACTATATACAgattcataatt
Encoded here:
- the LOC127500839 gene encoding natural killer cell receptor 2B4-like, encoding MEYSHHLMLFMTFLISSTASRNYVFVQTGDSFTLDIKNKTLPPFRRFVWINDKSENVVRFLNESGLKPHSLYKDRVDLNNKTFSLTMKNVQKRDSGLYTAKATGQQETTVAEYNVSVIDPVDSPVLNWNATMISVNSCIVDVTCSGHVLILSTSYQINNCSQVEVTSSEMKTLTLHCIENIVVCNYSNPVSWKNDTIEINPICTPHEHTSTQNPKESHSSFPLHWLLIIAVVPLLVFAAVSVICCSNKKRKKGAQEEDNHTIYAQVQSKNKVQRPLEMLGKSANSQTVYGFTEEHKQTQNTSQAQTENQPSTTYSTIGRRQKTSFPTETHHTIYSTVCKSSHGRQPGHS